One genomic segment of Rivularia sp. PCC 7116 includes these proteins:
- a CDS encoding endonuclease/exonuclease/phosphatase family protein — MKNLLLSLLKIGGITLGSIIVAVVIFYFWASSNGYPREKYDEIVSYRAPTAARKDEFTVITYNIGYLSGLTNNKAVDRDKKLFENNLKTVVDALKPLNADFIGLQEIDLYSKRSFKVNQVLQLAEELAFKQAGIAINWDKTYVPFPYFPFSAHFGRILSGQAVLSRYPIVNNKRIVLSKVESKPFFYNALYLDRVAQVSEIKVNNRSLILINVHLEAFDAPTRRKQTEYIQKLLSQYVDKYPVLLVGDFNSTVPPIPENPEPTIDILLKTASIKSALPPEALNNPEIATFPSDKPEVKLDYIFYTPKNIEVIEWRIVDEVKQASDHLPVMVKFRFKN; from the coding sequence ATGAAAAATCTTCTCCTAAGCTTACTGAAAATTGGCGGAATTACTTTAGGCTCAATAATCGTCGCGGTAGTTATCTTTTATTTTTGGGCTAGCTCTAACGGTTATCCTCGTGAAAAGTATGATGAAATTGTGAGTTATCGCGCTCCTACAGCCGCTAGAAAAGATGAATTTACAGTAATTACTTACAATATTGGCTATCTTTCTGGCTTAACTAACAATAAAGCTGTTGATAGAGACAAAAAGCTGTTTGAGAACAATCTTAAAACTGTTGTTGATGCCCTAAAGCCACTAAATGCTGATTTTATCGGTTTGCAGGAAATAGATTTATATTCAAAACGTTCGTTTAAAGTCAATCAAGTTTTACAACTAGCCGAGGAGCTTGCTTTTAAACAAGCTGGAATAGCGATTAATTGGGATAAAACTTATGTTCCCTTCCCCTACTTTCCATTTTCGGCTCATTTTGGCAGAATTTTATCGGGACAAGCTGTATTAAGTCGCTATCCTATTGTCAACAACAAACGTATAGTATTGAGTAAAGTCGAAAGCAAACCTTTTTTCTACAACGCTCTTTATTTAGATAGAGTTGCACAGGTTAGCGAAATTAAAGTAAATAATCGCTCGCTTATTTTAATCAACGTGCATTTAGAAGCTTTTGACGCACCCACCCGCCGCAAACAAACCGAATATATTCAAAAACTGCTTTCGCAATACGTAGATAAATACCCGGTATTATTAGTGGGTGATTTTAATAGTACAGTTCCCCCCATACCCGAAAACCCAGAGCCAACCATTGATATTTTGTTAAAAACTGCTTCGATTAAATCGGCTTTACCACCGGAAGCATTGAATAATCCCGAAATTGCGACTTTTCCATCGGATAAACCCGAAGTCAAGTTAGATTATATTTTTTATACTCCTAAAAATATAGAAGTAATCGAATGGAGGATAGTTGATGAAGTTAAACAAGCTTCCGATCATTTACCCGTGATGGTGAAATTTAGGTTTAAGAATTAA
- a CDS encoding PEP-CTERM sorting domain-containing protein (PEP-CTERM proteins occur, often in large numbers, in the proteomes of bacteria that also encode an exosortase, a predicted intramembrane cysteine proteinase. The presence of a PEP-CTERM domain at a protein's C-terminus predicts cleavage within the sorting domain, followed by covalent anchoring to some some component of the (usually Gram-negative) cell surface. Many PEP-CTERM proteins exhibit an unusual sequence composition that includes large numbers of potential glycosylation sites. Expression of one such protein has been shown restore the ability of a bacterium to form floc, a type of biofilm.), with amino-acid sequence MLNLKKLSILSTGTLIAALGTFGNSAQAASMKDEYITFNKNVVVDFDENVGVGSNPLTGGPKLDQLWADYGLEMDSSVKELWLYDSNCKAKANGKRTGVSKNGFTNICTGDDPDLATGKGKYRAKNGNLIKYDSPEQSKVLIIQENNGAPDDYANRNNPGTISFNFTDEKGVDFNNIGLLDFDDPGQPIFNFTFLDNTTQQFQFGVDADENDPMVTLLSKDWNGNALKGDNSLREYKFDFSQNIKQLEVTLPGSGAVTYLDYERTIKRKVPEPTSILSLIFVTVAIAKIKRKRSS; translated from the coding sequence ATGCTAAATTTAAAGAAATTATCAATTCTATCTACTGGAACTTTAATTGCTGCACTCGGTACTTTCGGAAACTCTGCACAAGCAGCAAGCATGAAGGATGAATATATAACATTTAATAAAAATGTCGTAGTTGATTTTGATGAAAACGTTGGTGTTGGTAGTAATCCCTTAACAGGAGGACCGAAACTCGATCAACTTTGGGCTGATTATGGCTTAGAAATGGATTCGAGCGTGAAAGAATTATGGCTATACGACAGTAACTGTAAAGCTAAAGCCAATGGTAAACGCACAGGTGTATCCAAGAATGGATTTACTAATATTTGTACTGGCGACGATCCAGATTTAGCAACCGGGAAAGGTAAATATAGAGCTAAAAATGGTAACTTGATCAAATACGATTCTCCCGAGCAAAGTAAAGTCTTGATAATTCAGGAGAATAATGGCGCACCAGATGATTATGCAAATCGTAATAATCCCGGTACGATTTCATTCAATTTCACTGATGAAAAAGGTGTTGATTTTAATAATATAGGTTTACTTGATTTTGATGACCCGGGTCAACCAATCTTCAATTTTACATTTTTGGATAATACTACTCAACAGTTTCAGTTCGGAGTAGACGCTGATGAAAATGACCCAATGGTTACTTTATTAAGTAAAGATTGGAACGGTAATGCTCTCAAAGGCGATAATTCTTTAAGAGAATACAAATTTGATTTTTCACAAAATATTAAACAGCTTGAGGTAACTTTACCCGGAAGTGGAGCCGTGACATATTTAGATTACGAACGTACAATCAAGAGAAAAGTACCCGAACCAACTTCTATCTTGAGCTTAATCTTTGTAACTGTTGCAATTGCAAAAATCAAACGTAAACGCTCATCATAG
- a CDS encoding PEP-CTERM sorting domain-containing protein (PEP-CTERM proteins occur, often in large numbers, in the proteomes of bacteria that also encode an exosortase, a predicted intramembrane cysteine proteinase. The presence of a PEP-CTERM domain at a protein's C-terminus predicts cleavage within the sorting domain, followed by covalent anchoring to some some component of the (usually Gram-negative) cell surface. Many PEP-CTERM proteins exhibit an unusual sequence composition that includes large numbers of potential glycosylation sites. Expression of one such protein has been shown restore the ability of a bacterium to form floc, a type of biofilm.), whose translation MTFSKSSTIKTVKNPAQALESTTVENEIEEIQKLQKEISKLQKDTRNLNTQILEAKNNENNKEGNRLLQEKICIKNELKIKEEKLNKLLIADDSFNKNTQLKNDCGDKRVLEPTSILDLSPVSGFVNSSLKRGRINNLVSKLGIGALLATALTVGANPAQAGIFTNETTVNFDEPDVDVSLEAKDNPLYGGKKINNAWADYGLKIKSSVNELWLYDSSTKGGRDDDLLTGYGQYEHKGNTIEYKSPEQGNVLIIQEHDERFKNDIKTLESQIKNLKKEIQNTSDQDILTQKQNQLETKQAERQQKIEAIKNDLNNNKNTYVKNNETKNYDLRPDDNVGGTITFDFTDDVGVLFDSIGLLDFDETKQPKFNAFFADGTKTGNFWLGSNKGNKYIDSVDLLSTNLDGTKEVKDDNSLREYKFDFSDKKVTKFQIKLPGSGAITGLNYYREDTPDFARKVPEPTSILGLAAMSALAASSLKRKRKSSNI comes from the coding sequence ATGACATTTAGTAAGTCCTCAACGATAAAAACTGTTAAAAATCCCGCTCAGGCATTAGAATCAACAACTGTAGAAAATGAAATTGAAGAAATTCAAAAACTGCAGAAAGAAATTTCAAAACTTCAGAAAGATACAAGAAATCTAAATACACAAATTCTGGAAGCAAAAAATAATGAAAACAACAAGGAGGGAAATAGACTTCTTCAAGAAAAAATATGTATAAAAAATGAGTTAAAGATTAAAGAGGAGAAGCTTAATAAGCTATTAATAGCTGATGACAGTTTTAATAAAAATACTCAATTGAAAAATGATTGCGGCGATAAAAGAGTATTAGAGCCTACTTCTATCTTAGATTTATCTCCTGTCAGTGGTTTTGTAAATTCTTCTCTAAAACGTGGGCGAATTAATAATTTGGTTTCTAAATTGGGCATTGGTGCATTATTAGCTACTGCTTTAACAGTTGGCGCAAATCCCGCTCAAGCTGGAATTTTTACAAATGAGACAACTGTGAATTTTGATGAACCTGATGTTGATGTTAGTCTTGAAGCTAAAGATAATCCATTATATGGAGGAAAGAAAATTAACAATGCTTGGGCTGATTATGGTTTAAAAATTAAATCCAGTGTTAATGAATTATGGCTATATGACAGTAGTACTAAAGGAGGTCGTGACGACGATTTATTAACTGGATATGGTCAATATGAACACAAAGGAAATACTATTGAATATAAATCTCCCGAACAAGGTAACGTCCTAATTATTCAGGAGCATGATGAAAGGTTTAAAAATGACATAAAAACACTTGAAAGCCAAATCAAAAACCTTAAAAAAGAAATTCAAAATACTAGCGATCAAGATATCCTTACACAAAAACAAAACCAGCTTGAGACTAAACAAGCAGAGCGTCAACAAAAAATTGAGGCTATTAAAAATGATTTAAATAACAATAAGAATACTTATGTAAAGAACAATGAGACTAAGAACTATGACCTAAGACCTGATGATAATGTCGGTGGCACCATAACATTCGATTTCACTGATGATGTTGGGGTTTTATTCGATAGCATTGGTTTATTAGACTTTGACGAGACAAAGCAACCAAAGTTCAATGCTTTTTTTGCGGATGGTACTAAAACTGGAAACTTTTGGTTGGGCAGTAATAAAGGTAACAAATATATAGATTCAGTAGATCTTTTGAGTACTAATTTGGATGGAACCAAAGAAGTAAAGGATGACAACTCACTCAGAGAATATAAATTTGATTTCAGCGATAAGAAAGTAACAAAATTTCAAATTAAATTACCTGGAAGTGGAGCAATCACCGGATTAAACTACTATCGAGAGGATACCCCAGATTTCGCAAGAAAAGTACCCGAACCAACTTCCATTTTAGGTTTAGCTGCTATGAGTGCCTTAGCTGCTTCTTCCTTAAAACGCAAGCGCAAGTCTTCAAATATCTAA
- the cysK gene encoding cysteine synthase A: MRIASDVTQLIGRTPLVELNKIPQEAGCVARIVVKLEGMNPAASVKDRIAANMVKTAQEQGLIEPGKSILVEPTSGNTGIGLAMVAAALGYRLILTMPESMSLERRAMLKAYGASLELTPAQGGMRGAISKAEEIVANTENAYMLQQFQNPANPQIHRETTAEEIWEDTDGEVDFLIAGVGTGGTITGIAEVMKERKPSFQVVAVEPKNSPVLGGGQAGPHKIQGIGAGFIPDVLRRDLIDEIVTVTDEDAMAMGRRLAKEEGILSGISSGAALCAAIEIGKRPENKGRLIVMIQPSFGERYLSTPMFQDLGKEVAAVR; encoded by the coding sequence ATGCGAATTGCTAGTGACGTTACACAACTTATCGGTAGAACACCGTTAGTAGAGCTAAATAAAATTCCTCAAGAAGCAGGATGCGTTGCCAGAATAGTGGTGAAATTAGAAGGAATGAACCCCGCAGCTTCAGTAAAAGACCGCATTGCTGCGAATATGGTGAAAACTGCACAAGAACAAGGATTAATTGAACCAGGGAAAAGTATTTTAGTGGAGCCAACATCCGGCAATACGGGAATTGGATTGGCAATGGTAGCTGCTGCCCTGGGCTATCGTTTGATATTAACCATGCCAGAAAGCATGAGTTTAGAAAGACGAGCCATGCTAAAAGCTTATGGTGCAAGTTTGGAGTTAACCCCAGCCCAAGGAGGAATGCGCGGAGCAATTTCTAAAGCAGAAGAAATTGTGGCGAATACAGAAAATGCTTACATGTTGCAGCAATTCCAAAATCCAGCAAATCCGCAAATTCATCGGGAAACCACCGCAGAAGAGATTTGGGAAGATACCGACGGGGAAGTTGATTTTTTGATTGCTGGTGTCGGTACTGGTGGAACAATTACCGGAATAGCCGAAGTTATGAAAGAGCGTAAACCCAGTTTTCAAGTAGTTGCAGTAGAGCCTAAAAATAGCCCCGTGTTGGGCGGTGGACAAGCGGGACCCCATAAAATTCAGGGTATAGGTGCCGGATTTATCCCAGATGTTCTACGTAGGGATTTGATTGATGAAATAGTTACCGTCACCGATGAAGATGCGATGGCGATGGGAAGACGTTTAGCAAAAGAAGAAGGAATATTATCTGGAATATCTTCCGGTGCAGCTTTATGTGCGGCGATTGAAATCGGCAAGCGCCCAGAAAATAAGGGGCGTTTGATTGTCATGATTCAGCCTTCCTTTGGGGAAAGATATTTGAGCACGCCGATGTTTCAGGATTTAGGTAAGGAAGTTGCTGCTGTTAGGTAA
- a CDS encoding polysaccharide deacetylase family protein, whose product MQPKPSKILKFIPLIGGILVVASSFLALNFYSKNDNISNSSTAIRNNPLPLSLEQFCQEYQTIGKNLQLWNEESLSKNEILVKTQTYPNLPFSLEAVTFPQISQKAKTAKVPIAMYHDILPKKEVFFDVTPEELESHFKLIKSQGLTPISLEQLVIHLRTGSPLPEKPILLSFDDGYGGHYEYVYPLLKKYKYPAVFSVYTKNMGINTGRSHVTWEQLKTMAADSLVTIAAHSKTHPPDLTKLSDEELIPEIVESKQILEKELGKSIRYFTYPTGKNDERVRKLVREAGYVAALAMDDNNEIFAGESDNLLAIGRFGQSRLNELVNKTSAGELNNCER is encoded by the coding sequence ATGCAGCCCAAACCAAGTAAAATACTGAAATTCATTCCATTAATAGGCGGTATTCTAGTAGTAGCGAGTAGTTTCTTAGCTTTAAACTTTTATTCTAAAAACGATAATATCAGCAATTCTTCTACTGCAATTAGAAATAACCCTCTGCCCTTAAGTTTAGAGCAGTTTTGTCAAGAATATCAAACTATAGGTAAAAATTTACAGCTTTGGAATGAGGAAAGTTTATCTAAAAATGAGATTTTAGTGAAAACCCAAACTTACCCTAATCTACCTTTCTCCCTTGAAGCTGTAACGTTTCCACAAATTAGCCAAAAAGCTAAAACAGCGAAAGTACCTATAGCTATGTATCACGACATTTTACCTAAAAAGGAAGTTTTTTTTGATGTTACCCCAGAAGAATTAGAATCTCATTTTAAATTAATCAAATCTCAGGGTTTAACTCCAATTAGTTTAGAACAATTAGTGATTCATTTGCGTACCGGCAGCCCATTACCGGAAAAACCAATTTTACTAAGCTTTGATGATGGCTACGGTGGGCATTATGAATATGTGTATCCGCTATTAAAAAAGTACAAATATCCGGCGGTTTTCTCAGTTTACACTAAGAATATGGGTATTAATACAGGTCGCTCCCACGTTACATGGGAGCAACTCAAAACTATGGCTGCGGATTCTTTAGTAACTATAGCCGCTCACAGTAAAACTCATCCACCGGATTTGACTAAGCTATCTGACGAAGAACTAATTCCAGAAATAGTAGAATCCAAACAAATATTAGAGAAAGAGTTGGGTAAATCAATTCGCTACTTTACTTACCCAACTGGTAAAAATGATGAGCGAGTTAGAAAATTAGTACGAGAAGCCGGATATGTAGCTGCTTTAGCTATGGATGACAACAATGAAATATTTGCTGGAGAATCAGACAATCTACTAGCTATTGGACGTTTTGGACAATCTCGCTTAAATGAATTAGTTAACAAAACTTCCGCAGGAGAACTTAATAATTGTGAGCGATAA
- a CDS encoding ABC transporter ATP-binding protein, which yields MANVTLEGIKRKFNNVTAIDDITFTIPDGEFWVLVGPSGCGKSTILRTIAGLESATSGKLFIGDKLMNNVPARQRDVAMVFQNYALYPHMSVAENIAFGLKMRKIDSKVIRERVETVAHSLSLEHLLERKPKQLSGGQQQRVALGRAIARQPQVFLLDEPLSNLDAQLRDDTRAELKQLHQNIGITTVYVTHDQVEAMTLADKIVVLSGGLIQQIGEPQSIYAHPANRMVATFLGNPPMNIIPAKYTANGFNIDGQLLNVPEDVKKKLSLSQGQNIDLGIRPEDIQIKNNSQVDALQVEVKLVEPLGRETLIRVAVKGSGTILNVQIGGNLRFHPGDKLNLQLDLQKLFLFDSVSGDKLYPK from the coding sequence ATGGCTAACGTTACTTTAGAAGGCATCAAGCGTAAATTTAACAACGTCACCGCCATAGATGACATTACTTTTACTATTCCCGACGGTGAGTTTTGGGTTCTGGTGGGACCTTCGGGATGTGGTAAGTCTACTATTTTAAGGACTATTGCGGGTTTGGAATCTGCTACTTCTGGCAAACTTTTTATTGGGGACAAGTTAATGAATAACGTTCCCGCCAGACAAAGAGATGTGGCTATGGTGTTCCAAAATTATGCACTTTATCCCCATATGAGCGTGGCGGAAAATATCGCTTTTGGGTTAAAAATGCGAAAGATTGACTCGAAAGTTATTCGGGAAAGAGTGGAAACTGTAGCGCATTCACTTTCTTTGGAACATTTACTCGAACGCAAGCCTAAACAGCTCTCCGGAGGGCAGCAGCAACGGGTAGCTTTGGGAAGGGCGATCGCTCGTCAGCCCCAGGTATTTTTACTGGATGAACCTTTGTCTAATTTAGATGCACAGTTGCGAGACGATACTCGGGCTGAGTTAAAGCAGCTACATCAAAATATTGGTATTACCACTGTATATGTCACTCACGATCAGGTAGAAGCGATGACCTTAGCTGATAAGATTGTCGTGCTGAGTGGCGGACTTATTCAGCAAATTGGCGAACCGCAAAGTATTTATGCTCATCCAGCGAACCGCATGGTGGCAACTTTTTTAGGAAATCCGCCGATGAATATTATACCGGCGAAGTATACCGCGAATGGGTTTAATATAGATGGTCAATTATTAAACGTTCCTGAAGATGTCAAAAAAAAATTAAGTTTATCTCAGGGGCAAAACATTGATTTAGGAATTCGTCCTGAAGATATACAAATTAAGAATAATTCTCAAGTAGATGCTTTGCAAGTTGAGGTGAAATTAGTTGAACCTTTGGGAAGAGAAACCTTGATTCGTGTTGCTGTAAAAGGTTCTGGAACAATATTAAACGTGCAGATTGGCGGAAATTTACGTTTTCATCCCGGCGATAAATTGAATTTGCAATTAGATTTACAAAAATTATTTTTATTTGATTCTGTTAGTGGGGATAAGTTATATCCTAAATAA
- a CDS encoding GUN4 domain-containing protein, with amino-acid sequence MTDPTISYGSNSDIESLSLQLTEGSEKNQKQLVDKLATFGNEGLKVLMEFLLKRRENPANIVDGKVYQVLYQSDFPEAKEFLQANFPQGIVPLKSESNIDYSQLQKLLANQEFEEADRLTLQKMCEISGEEAVKRKWLYFSEVEKFPVTDLQTIDKLWLIHSEGKFGFSVQREMWIGLRKNWENLWVKIGWKKGNAWTRYPNEFIWSLDAPRGHLPLSNQLRGVRTISSLLSHPAWEK; translated from the coding sequence ATGACAGACCCCACAATTTCCTACGGTAGTAACAGCGATATTGAATCCCTTAGTCTCCAGTTAACCGAAGGGTCTGAAAAAAACCAAAAGCAATTAGTAGATAAACTAGCTACTTTCGGTAACGAAGGATTAAAGGTGTTAATGGAGTTTTTATTAAAGCGTCGGGAAAATCCGGCAAATATAGTTGATGGTAAAGTCTACCAAGTTCTTTATCAATCAGATTTTCCCGAAGCAAAAGAATTTTTACAGGCTAATTTTCCTCAAGGAATTGTACCGCTTAAATCTGAATCCAATATTGATTACTCCCAATTGCAAAAGCTACTGGCAAACCAAGAATTTGAAGAAGCCGACCGTTTGACGCTACAGAAAATGTGCGAAATTTCAGGTGAGGAAGCAGTAAAAAGAAAATGGCTGTATTTTTCCGAAGTTGAAAAATTTCCCGTCACGGATTTACAAACCATTGATAAGCTGTGGTTAATTCATTCCGAAGGAAAGTTTGGTTTTTCTGTACAGCGAGAAATGTGGATCGGTTTGAGAAAAAATTGGGAAAATCTCTGGGTGAAAATTGGCTGGAAAAAAGGTAATGCTTGGACTCGATATCCCAACGAATTCATTTGGAGTTTAGATGCACCCAGAGGTCATTTACCTTTATCGAACCAGTTACGCGGAGTTAGAACTATTTCTTCTTTGCTGTCTCATCCCGCTTGGGAAAAGTAA
- a CDS encoding NADP-dependent isocitrate dehydrogenase gives MYEKLKAPTSGEKITFKNGEPQVPDNPIIPFIRGDGTGIDIWPATQKVLDAAVKKAYNGKKKINWFKVYAGDEACDLYGTYQYLPEDTLTAIKEYGVAIKGPLTTPVGGGIRSLNVALRQIFQLYACVRPCRYYPGTPSPHKSPEKLNVIVYRENTEDIYLGIEWKQGDEIGQKLIKLLNEELIPGTPEHGKKQIPVDAGIGIKPISKTGSQRLVRRAIKHALGLPKEKQQVTLVHKGNIMKYTEGAFRDWGYELATAEFRDECVTERESWILSNKENKSDISNEDNARMVDPGYDSLTPEKQKEIVNEVETVLNSIWETHGNGKWKQKIMVNDRIADSIFQQIQTRPDEYSILATMNLNGDYLSDAAAAIVGGLGMGPGANIGDNAAIFEATHGTAPKHAGLDRINPGSVILSGVMMLEFMGWQEAADLIKKGLGEAIANQEVTYDLARLMEPKVEPLKCSEFAEAIIKRF, from the coding sequence ATGTACGAAAAACTTAAAGCCCCTACCAGTGGAGAGAAGATTACTTTTAAAAACGGCGAACCACAAGTTCCCGATAATCCGATAATCCCCTTTATTCGCGGCGACGGTACGGGTATTGATATTTGGCCTGCTACGCAAAAAGTATTAGATGCTGCCGTAAAAAAGGCTTATAACGGTAAAAAGAAAATCAACTGGTTCAAGGTTTACGCGGGTGATGAAGCTTGCGATTTATACGGAACCTATCAGTATTTACCCGAAGATACTTTGACGGCAATTAAGGAGTATGGCGTTGCTATCAAAGGACCTTTAACAACTCCTGTTGGTGGCGGAATCCGTTCTTTGAATGTAGCATTAAGACAAATTTTTCAACTTTATGCTTGCGTGCGCCCCTGTCGTTACTATCCCGGTACTCCTTCACCCCATAAAAGCCCTGAAAAACTAAATGTAATAGTTTATCGGGAGAATACGGAAGATATTTATTTGGGAATTGAATGGAAGCAGGGAGATGAAATAGGTCAAAAACTGATCAAACTGCTCAACGAGGAATTGATTCCAGGTACCCCCGAACATGGTAAAAAGCAAATTCCTGTAGATGCTGGAATTGGAATTAAGCCCATTAGTAAAACGGGTTCTCAGCGATTGGTACGTCGTGCTATCAAACATGCTTTAGGGTTGCCCAAAGAAAAGCAGCAGGTGACTTTGGTGCATAAAGGCAACATTATGAAGTACACCGAAGGAGCTTTTCGCGATTGGGGTTACGAACTCGCAACAGCAGAATTTCGCGACGAATGCGTTACCGAAAGGGAATCTTGGATTTTAAGCAACAAGGAAAATAAATCCGATATTTCCAACGAAGATAACGCTCGCATGGTCGATCCTGGTTATGATTCCCTGACACCAGAGAAACAAAAGGAAATCGTTAACGAAGTAGAAACAGTTCTAAATTCCATTTGGGAAACTCACGGCAACGGCAAATGGAAACAGAAAATCATGGTAAATGACAGGATTGCCGATAGTATTTTCCAACAAATCCAAACCCGTCCCGATGAGTATTCAATTTTGGCAACAATGAACCTTAACGGCGATTATTTGTCAGATGCAGCAGCTGCAATTGTTGGTGGTTTGGGAATGGGACCAGGAGCGAATATTGGCGATAATGCAGCGATATTTGAAGCAACTCACGGTACAGCACCCAAACACGCTGGTTTAGATCGAATTAATCCCGGTTCCGTTATTTTATCCGGCGTAATGATGCTTGAGTTTATGGGTTGGCAAGAAGCAGCCGACTTGATAAAGAAAGGATTGGGAGAAGCGATCGCCAATCAAGAAGTAACCTACGATTTAGCAAGATTAATGGAACCCAAAGTAGAACCATTGAAATGTTCCGAATTTGCCGAAGCGATAATTAAAAGGTTTTGA